Genomic DNA from Salinibacter pepae:
GCGACACATCACCGTGCTCCCCGAGATCGACGTGCCCGGACACGCCCGGGCCGCCATCCAGGCCATGGAGGCCCGGACGGGCCGACTCCGGGCGGACGGCGACACGGCGGCGGCGCGGCGCTACCGGCTGCATGACCCAGACGATGCGTCGACCTACGAGTCGGTGCAGGGCTGGGACGACAACGTGATGAACGTCTGCCAGCCGTCGACCTACCGCTTCCTCACGGCCGTCGTGGACGAACTTCGGGGGTTGCACGACACGGCGGGGGCGCCGCTCCCGGCCGTCCACGTGGGCGGGGACGAGGTGCCGGCGGGCGCGTGGGCGGGGTCTCCCATCTGCGACGATTACATCACGCGCACCGAGGGGGTCGATGGGGCCGACGATCTCTTCGGGCACTTCCTGGGCCGGTTTCAGGACACACTCGCCACGCGGGGGATCGCCATGGCGGGGTGGGAAGAGGTGGGGCTGGAAGAGGCCGATCACCGGTCCGCAGCCACGACCCCGAACGAGGCCCTGGTCGACGAGGGCGTCCGGCCCTACGTCTGGAGCAACATCTGGGGCGGCGGGACGGAGGACCGCGCCTACCGGCTGGCCAATGCGGGCTACGACGTGGTGATGTCACAGGCCACCAACTTTTATTTCGACATGGCCTACAACAAGCACCCCCGCGAGGACGGCTACTACTGGGCCGGCTTCGTCGATACGAAGGCCCCGTTTGCCTTCGTGCCGTTCGACCTCTACAAGAGCGCCGACCGCACGAGGATGGGGCACCCCATCGACCCCGATACGGCCTTCGCCGACCACGCGCGCCTGGCCGACACCGCGCGGAACAACATTCGGGGCCTGCAGGGACAGCTCTGGGGGGAGACCCTGCGCGACACCGACCGGATGGAGTACATGGCCGTCCCGCGGCTTCTGAGCCTCGCCGAACGGGCGTGGGCCCCGCGGCCCGGCTGGGCCACGCTCGACGACAGCGGAGCCCTCCGGGCCCGGCGGGCCGAGGCATGGACGGCGTTTGCAAATCGGCTCGGGCACCGTGAGCTGCCCCGCCTGAGCATTCGCCATCCGGACTGGTCGTACCGGCTTCCCCCGCCCGGGGCCACGGTGGAGGCGGGCACGCTGAGGGCGAACGTGGCCCTGCCCGGGCTGGCGGTCCGCTACACCACCGACGGCACCCGCCCGACCGCCACGTCGCCCCGATACACCGGCCCGGTCTCGGTCCCTGAGGGGGCCCCCGTCCGACTGCGGACGTTCGACACGCTGGGGCGGGGCGGCCGGACCGTCACGGTCCCCACGTCCCCGTAGGACTTGCGACGGGGGCTGTCCCGCCGCGAAGCGGATGGAGCGTGGGGGAGGCGCGTCCGGTCCCGGGGGCAGAATGAGGCCGGCCGCGCGGGGGGCGAGAAAAGGCGGTCCGGGGGGCGTACGCCGTCGAGGCACTCCACGGGTTGTCTCCTTCGTTCCGACGTCCTATCTTATAAATACGGCAAAGTCCCTGTCTCCGGAGGCCCAGTGCCGCCCCCTCGGTTCTGTGTGCGCGATGGGTTCGTCGACTTTTTAACACTCGCCCCAATCTCGCCATGGAGGACGACATGACCATTGATCAGGTGGCCGAGCTGGCGTACGTCTCCCGGTCGGTGGTGTCCCGCGTGCTGAACGACCACCCCAACGTCAGCGAGGAGGCCCGAGAGCGGGTGATGCGGGTGATCGAAGAGCACGACTACCGCCCCAGCTCGGTGGCCCGGAGCCTCGCCACCGACCGCTCCTTCGAGATTAGTGTGCTGACCCCCCGGCGGGGAGACGAGTCGCTGGCCAACGGCTACTGGCCGCTGCTGTACTCGGGGCTCTTCGAGCGGTGCCTGGAGCGTGGGTATTTCGTATCGCTGTCGATGGTCTCCGACCGGATGGAAGACGAGATTGAGGACCGGGCCCGGGATTCCCGGTTCGACGGGTACGTCCTGGTGACGACGGAGGTTACGGACCTCGTGGCGTCGACGCTCGAGGCGGACGGGGCGCCGACGGTGCTCATCGGACAGGACACGAGCTGGGACGCGTTCAGCTCCGTCGACATCGACAACGAGCAAGGGGGGTACGAGGCGGGCCGTCACCTCTGCGACCTCGGGTACGAAGAGATCGGGTTGATTCTGGGAAGTCGGGCCCTGGAGGAGTCCGCACACCGGCGACAGGGCGTCGAGCGGGCCCTGTCGGAGGCCGGGATTGCAGTGTCGGACCGGCACGTCGCCGAGGGGGACTACTCCCAAGAGAGCGGGCACTCCATCGTCCGGGCGTGGGCGGAACAGGGGCGGATGCCCCGGGCCCTGTTCTGTGCCAGCGACACGATGGCGATGGGCGCCCTGCTCGCGCTCAACGAGGCCGGCTACGCGGTCCCCGACGAGGTCGCACTCGTCGGGTTCGACGACCTGCCCGCTGCCCAGTACACCATTCCCCCGCTTACGACCGTCCGCCAGCCGGTGTACGAGAAGGGACAGGCGGCGATCGACCTGCTCATCGACCACATCGAAAACGCCGAGCCCGATCCCGAGCACACGGAGCTTGAGCCGGAGCTCGTGGTACGGCAGAGCTGCGGGGCCCGGCAGAACCCGTAGCTTGGGGGCCCCACGGCGGAACGTCCCGCGGCCGAAACAGACGACGGACATCCCACCACGAAGACCGCAGGCGGGGGCTCGGTCGAACGATGCGTCGCCTCGTGACGCCCCTCATTTTGCCACCGAGGGTTTGGAAGCGGTTCCGATTTTCCGTCCCCATTGCGGACCGATCCTGTGCCTTCTATTCTGTGGGGCGCTGCTTTTCCCGTCGGCCCGCGGTTCCATGCGACGCTTTCTCTTGACGACGATCGTCGGCGTTTTCGTTCTCGTCCTCGCAGGGGGCGAGTCGGTCTCCGCCCTGGTGGGGCGGCCCTCGGGGGACGCCGCGAACAACAATCCCGAGAGCGAGGCGCCCCCGCGCACCTACGCCATCTACCGCGCGTCCGGACCGATTGCGGTGGACGGGCGGCTCGACGAACGCGACTGGGCCGCGGCGCCGTGGACCGCCGACTTCGTCGACATTCGTGGGCGCGACGCCCCGACGCCGCGGTTCCGCACCCGGGCCAAGATGCTGTGGGACGACGAGGCCCTTTACGTGGCGGCCTCCCTCGAGGAGCCGGACGTGTGGGGCACCCTCACCCAGCGGGACACGGTGGTGTACTACGACGATGACTTCGAGGTCTTCATCGACCCCAACGGAACGACGCACAACTACTACGAGGTGGAGGTGAACGCGCTCGAGACCGTGTGGGACCTGATGCTCCTGAAGCCCTACCGCGACGGCGGACCGGCCGTCGACGCCTGGGACGTACGGGGCATCGACGCGGCCGTGCACGTGCAGGGCACACTCAACGACCCCTCGGACACCGACGACGGGTGGACGGTGGAGATAAAGCTGCCGTGGTCGTCGTTGGAAGAGGCCGCTCCCGGCGGACGTCCGCCCCAGGCCGGCGAGCAGTGGCGCCTCAACTTCTCGCGGGTCGACTGGCCCCTTGCCGTCAAGAATGGCACCTACGAAAAGGACCTCGACACCACGAAGGCGCATCCGGAGCGCAACTGGGTGTGGTCGCCGCAGGGAGCCATCGACATGCACCGGCCCGAACACTGGGGCATCGTGCAGTTCGCGGACGCCGAGGTCGGCACCGCGACCGTGTCCGTCGACGAGCGCCCCAATCGGCGCGTCAAGGCGGCCCTGCGGCGCCTCTACCACCGTCAGCGGGCGCACCACGAGGCGCATGGCACGTACGCCGGGTCCCTCGCGGCCCTCAACGCCTCGAACGTGCAGCTTCCCGAGCGCGATTTTGCCCCCACGCTCCGCACGACCCAGACGATGTACGAAATCGCGGCGCCCGGGGCGGAGGGAACGACCGTGCACATCCGTCAGGACGGAAAGGTCTGGGTGACCGGGGAGTGAGGCCGGAGGAGGACGGCGCCCACACGTCGAACTGAGCAGCCGTTTTGCGTCTCGCCATGACCAGTTGGCAGCGATCTTTGGACCCCACTGTGGAGCCGGCTCGGACTGTGAAACTCGGGGCCCGGACCGATCCGAATACCCGAAATCGAGCGGAGGAAGAGGGCGTTGAGTCACAGTCGTCGACCGGCGGGCCCTGGGCGCGCCGCCGTGGACGCTCCCGCATGGGACGGCCCGTGCCCGAGGCCGCCTGACCCCTCCGCCCGCGCCGTCTCTCTGTTTGTTTTTCCTGGTTGGCCCCGCCCCTGTCCGTGACAAGCTTCGACTGGTTTTTTGTCGCCGCCTACCTGATCCTCTCCTTTGGCATCGCGCTCTACTTCTACCAGCGGGCCGGGGAGGACACCTCGGAGTTCTTTCTGTCGGGCCGCGCGATGCCCTGGTGGCTGGCCGGGACGAGCATGGTGGCCACCACGTTTGCCGTCGACACGCCGCTTCTGGTGACGGAGATTGTGGCCCAGAACGGCATCGCGGGCAACTGGCTCTGGTGGAACGCCGCCATCGGGGGGATGCTTACCGTCTTCTTCTTTGCCCGCCTCTGGCGCCGAAGCGGCGTCATGACGGACGTGGAGTTCGTCGAATTCCGATACAGCGGGCGGGTGGCCGCGTGGCTGCGTGGCCTGAAGGCGCTCTTTTTCGGCCTTCTGCTGAACATCCTCATCATCGGGTGGGTGTCGCTGGCGATGGAGACGGTGATCGACCGGCTCTTCCCCGACCTCACCCTGTTCGGGCAGGCGGCGTTTTCGGTGCTGGGGCGGGAGATGAGCGCGGCGCTCGTGGTGACGGGCGGGCTGATCCTGCTGGTGGCCGTCTACGCGCTGCTGTCGGGGCTCTGGGGCGTGATGGTGACGGACCTGTTCCAGTTCGTGGTGGCGATGGGGGGCACGATTGCGCTCGCCGTGCTCGTGCTCGACATGCCGGAGATTGGCGGGGTGGCGGGCCTTCGCGAGCAGCTTCCGGACGAGACGTTCAACCTGCTGCCCACGATCGGCGGGGCGGCGGAGGGGGCCGCCACCTTTTCGCTCTCGGCGCTGGCCTTCGCGGCGTACGCCGGGGTGCAGTGGTGGGCCAGCTGGTATCCAGGGGCCGAGCCGGGCGGCGGCGGCTACATCGCGCAGCGCATGATGAGCGCGAAGGACGAGCCGAATGCCCTCTTCGCCACGCTCTGGTACACCATCGCCCACTTCTGCCTGCGCCCCTGGCCCTGGATCATCGTGGCGCTGGCCGCACTGGTGCTGTACCCGGACCTCGACGAGCCGCGCGCCGGGTTCGTCCTGGTGATGAAGGACGTGCTGCCGCCCGGCCTGCTCGGGCTCCTCTTCGCGTCCTTCCTGGCGGCGTTCATGAGCACGGTGTCCACGCAGCTGAACTGGGGCGTTTCGTACCTCGTCAACGACTTCTGGGGGCGCTTCGTGCGGCCCGACGCGGACGAGGCCCACTACGTGCGCGTCTCGCGGGTCCTCACGTTCGGGGTGGCCCTGCTGAGCCTCGTCGTCACCCTCTTCCTGGACACCATCGCCGAGGCGTGGGGCCTGCTGCTGTCCGCCTCCGCCGGGCTGGGGCTCGTTCTCATCCTGCGCTGGTACTGGTGGCGCGTAAATGCGTGGAGCGAGATGGCGGCCACCCTGGCCCCGATCGGGCTGACCGTGACGGCCCTCGTGCTCAACGTGTTTGGGGTGCAGGTGCCGGGCCTGCAGGCGGACTTTCCCCTGAACCTCTACTCGGTGGTCGGGTTTACGACGGTCGTCTGGCTCGCGGCCACCTTCCTCACGCGCCCGACCGACGCGGAGACGCTCGATGCGTTCTACCGGACGGTCCATCCCGGCGGGCCCGGCTGGACGCCCGTGGCGGAGCGACACCCCGACGTGACGCCGGACTCCGGGCTCGGGCGCCTAGCGCTCGACTGGCTCGTGGGGGTCGTGCTCGTGTACAGCACCCTCTTCGGCACCGGGTATCTCATTCTGGGGTGGACGCTCTGGGGCGCCGGCTGCATCGCGGTCGCGCTGACGGCGGCGGCGTACCTGTGGCGGGACCTGCAGCGGGACGAGATCTCGCTGATTGAAATGAAAGAGGAGAAGGACGCGACGGAAGAACGATAGGGGGAAAGAGGGGGAGTCTGCGTGTTTTCTGAACGGCTTGTGCCACCATGATGTCTTCGTCTCGACGCTCGTTCATGGCCGCGGGGCTCGTGGTCATTCTCGCGGTCGCCGCTCTAATTTTTGGGGCGCCGGGCCCGGTCCCCCTCTCGGCGGGGCCCTCGATGTCGGATCGGGGGGCTGCGGACACGGCGGAGGCCCCGCCCAAATCGAGCTGGGCCGGGCGCCAGTTTCGGGACATGACGCTCGACGAGAAGATCGCGCAGCTCTTCGTGGTCCGGATCGACGGGGAATTCCAAAACGCGAATACCCCCTCGTACCGCGAGACCGTCGCGCTCGTCGAGGAGTTTGGGGCGGGCGGGCTCATCTTCGGGCCGGGCACGCCGATGACCCAGATTGCGATGGCCAACGACCTGCAGGCGAAGGCCGAACGGCCCCTCCTCGTGGCGCAGGACACGGAGTGGGGCGTGGGCATGCGCATCGACGCGGCCACCTCGTTCCCGCCGGCCATGGCGATCGGGGCCACGCGGGACGCGTCCCACGCCTACCGGGTGGGCTACGCAACGGCCCGGGAGGCCCGTGCGCTCGGTGTGCACCAGCTCTACGCGCCGGTGGCGGACGTCAACAACAACCCCAAGAACCCCATCATCAACGTCCGCTCGTTCGGCGAGTCGCCCTCCCTGGTGGGGACCATGGCGTCGGCCTTCACCCGGGGGGCGCAGCGCGGCGGCACCCTCGCGACGGTGAAACACTTTCCCGGCCACGGCGACACGGACGTGGACTCGCACATCAATCTGCCCGTGCTCCGCTTCGACCGGGGGCGCCTCGACACCCTTGAGTTGCCGCCGTTCCGGCAGACGCTCGACGCAGGGGTGCGGAGTGTGATGACCGGGCACCTCGCGCTGCCGTCCCTGGCGCAGTCGGACAGTGTGCCCGCGACGCTTTCGCGACCGGTCACGCACAATCTTCTGCGGGAGGAGCTCGGGTTCGACGGGCTCGTGGTGACCGACGCCCTGAACATGCAGGCCGTCACCCGCACGTTTGGCGTCGGCGAGACGGCGGTGCGCGTGCTGGAGGCGGGGGCGGACCTCGTGCTCATGTCCACCAACCCGCACGCGGCACACCAGGCGGTCCGGCAGGCGGTGACCAGCGGGCGCATCGACACGACCGAGATCAACGACTCGGTGCGGCGGCTCCTGAGGGTGAAGCAGGACCTCCGCCTCCACGAGACGCGGCGGGTCTCGCTCGACACGACCCGGCACCGCGTGGCGCAGCGGTCCCACGAGGTGCTGGCCCGCACGGTGGCCCGCGAGTCGCTCACGCTCCTCGCCAACGCGGATTCCCTCCTGCCCCTCACGCCGCCGGAGCAGCACGACGCCCTCGTCGTCACGCTCAGTGACAGTGAATATCCGGGGACGGGCGACACGTTTGTCGACCGGCTTCGGGCCCAGCCCGCCATCGAAACCCTCGACACGCGTCGTCTCGACCCGCGCTCCGACTCGACGGACGTAAACGACCACCTGGCGGACGCCGCAGACTACGACGTCGTGGTCGTGCCGTCTTTTCTCCGCGTGCAGGCGTGGAGTGGGTCCATCGGCCTCAGCGACATGCACCACGACTTCCTCGAGGACCTGGCGGGCACGGACACGCCGGTCGCGTTCGTAGCCTTCGGCAACCCTTACGCCCCGACGGGCTTAGAGCCCGCCCCCGGCGCCATCCTGGCCGCCTACGGCTCCGGCGAGGCGTCGCAGCGGGCCGC
This window encodes:
- a CDS encoding LacI family DNA-binding transcriptional regulator: MEDDMTIDQVAELAYVSRSVVSRVLNDHPNVSEEARERVMRVIEEHDYRPSSVARSLATDRSFEISVLTPRRGDESLANGYWPLLYSGLFERCLERGYFVSLSMVSDRMEDEIEDRARDSRFDGYVLVTTEVTDLVASTLEADGAPTVLIGQDTSWDAFSSVDIDNEQGGYEAGRHLCDLGYEEIGLILGSRALEESAHRRQGVERALSEAGIAVSDRHVAEGDYSQESGHSIVRAWAEQGRMPRALFCASDTMAMGALLALNEAGYAVPDEVALVGFDDLPAAQYTIPPLTTVRQPVYEKGQAAIDLLIDHIENAEPDPEHTELEPELVVRQSCGARQNP
- a CDS encoding carbohydrate-binding family 9-like protein; this translates as MRRFLLTTIVGVFVLVLAGGESVSALVGRPSGDAANNNPESEAPPRTYAIYRASGPIAVDGRLDERDWAAAPWTADFVDIRGRDAPTPRFRTRAKMLWDDEALYVAASLEEPDVWGTLTQRDTVVYYDDDFEVFIDPNGTTHNYYEVEVNALETVWDLMLLKPYRDGGPAVDAWDVRGIDAAVHVQGTLNDPSDTDDGWTVEIKLPWSSLEEAAPGGRPPQAGEQWRLNFSRVDWPLAVKNGTYEKDLDTTKAHPERNWVWSPQGAIDMHRPEHWGIVQFADAEVGTATVSVDERPNRRVKAALRRLYHRQRAHHEAHGTYAGSLAALNASNVQLPERDFAPTLRTTQTMYEIAAPGAEGTTVHIRQDGKVWVTGE
- a CDS encoding sodium:solute symporter family protein; protein product: MTSFDWFFVAAYLILSFGIALYFYQRAGEDTSEFFLSGRAMPWWLAGTSMVATTFAVDTPLLVTEIVAQNGIAGNWLWWNAAIGGMLTVFFFARLWRRSGVMTDVEFVEFRYSGRVAAWLRGLKALFFGLLLNILIIGWVSLAMETVIDRLFPDLTLFGQAAFSVLGREMSAALVVTGGLILLVAVYALLSGLWGVMVTDLFQFVVAMGGTIALAVLVLDMPEIGGVAGLREQLPDETFNLLPTIGGAAEGAATFSLSALAFAAYAGVQWWASWYPGAEPGGGGYIAQRMMSAKDEPNALFATLWYTIAHFCLRPWPWIIVALAALVLYPDLDEPRAGFVLVMKDVLPPGLLGLLFASFLAAFMSTVSTQLNWGVSYLVNDFWGRFVRPDADEAHYVRVSRVLTFGVALLSLVVTLFLDTIAEAWGLLLSASAGLGLVLILRWYWWRVNAWSEMAATLAPIGLTVTALVLNVFGVQVPGLQADFPLNLYSVVGFTTVVWLAATFLTRPTDAETLDAFYRTVHPGGPGWTPVAERHPDVTPDSGLGRLALDWLVGVVLVYSTLFGTGYLILGWTLWGAGCIAVALTAAAYLWRDLQRDEISLIEMKEEKDATEER
- a CDS encoding glycoside hydrolase family 3 N-terminal domain-containing protein, which produces MMSSSRRSFMAAGLVVILAVAALIFGAPGPVPLSAGPSMSDRGAADTAEAPPKSSWAGRQFRDMTLDEKIAQLFVVRIDGEFQNANTPSYRETVALVEEFGAGGLIFGPGTPMTQIAMANDLQAKAERPLLVAQDTEWGVGMRIDAATSFPPAMAIGATRDASHAYRVGYATAREARALGVHQLYAPVADVNNNPKNPIINVRSFGESPSLVGTMASAFTRGAQRGGTLATVKHFPGHGDTDVDSHINLPVLRFDRGRLDTLELPPFRQTLDAGVRSVMTGHLALPSLAQSDSVPATLSRPVTHNLLREELGFDGLVVTDALNMQAVTRTFGVGETAVRVLEAGADLVLMSTNPHAAHQAVRQAVTSGRIDTTEINDSVRRLLRVKQDLRLHETRRVSLDTTRHRVAQRSHEVLARTVARESLTLLANADSLLPLTPPEQHDALVVTLSDSEYPGTGDTFVDRLRAQPAIETLDTRRLDPRSDSTDVNDHLADAADYDVVVVPSFLRVQAWSGSIGLSDMHHDFLEDLAGTDTPVAFVAFGNPYAPTGLEPAPGAILAAYGSGEASQRAAAQALGGGAGTPGRLPVTIPGVAEKGEGRRLAPVAPREGPPESVGMDGAQLARLDTLLRSAMLDGAFPGAAVAVGRGPALARLDAYGYHTYDETKPVQTGTQYDLASLTKVVATTTAVMKLYEADSLELDAPVARYLPDFAQNGKEAVTVRQLLAHSSGLKPYLDPDERGPTRAALLDTLMAQPLTYTPGTRSTYSGLNAIALMRIVETISGRPFDAFCRTHIFEPLGMDQTGFYDTDVTRAWVAPTTDTAGTRRRGSVHDPMARDMNGVSGNAGLFSTAADLARFGYMLTHEGRIDGRQFLEPKTIETFTAQADVPGSTRALGWDTKSAEGYSSAGDEFSAASFGHTGYTGTSFWVDPAEDLFFVLLTNRVYPDDTADQITQVRPRAADVVHRAIDGPPRPLLPGPAPEQ